Proteins found in one Polyangiaceae bacterium genomic segment:
- a CDS encoding DUF4261 domain-containing protein → MTSTMRLAMVPLNVSQLPAAQALCDAYAREWPEQSTLKPAAAAPDGTGVTLDGAKFAALISLNTAPIPASDLEPTYRAALHWPEAKQSIEGHVAHLVVTVISDELGAIDVMLELTRVVGACLLTSEAAGVFWGGGSLVNGVDAFLDDAREMSREYLPLYLWVRFGLMRDKNNTATLYTLGMDQFDLMEVEFVRSKLDLETLTDRAFNVAHHLLDNGAVLSDRDTIGLTPSERFLVRHRPSVVDPDRTVYSLAPARK, encoded by the coding sequence ATGACCTCCACGATGCGACTCGCGATGGTGCCTCTCAACGTGAGCCAGCTGCCCGCTGCTCAGGCCTTGTGCGACGCCTACGCGCGAGAGTGGCCCGAACAAAGCACGCTGAAACCTGCTGCAGCTGCACCCGACGGCACCGGCGTGACCCTCGATGGGGCGAAGTTCGCGGCCCTGATCAGCCTGAACACCGCGCCTATCCCGGCTTCGGATCTCGAACCCACCTATCGCGCCGCGCTGCACTGGCCCGAGGCGAAGCAGAGCATCGAAGGACACGTCGCGCACTTGGTCGTCACGGTCATCAGCGACGAGCTTGGCGCCATCGACGTGATGCTCGAACTGACCCGCGTCGTCGGTGCCTGTTTACTCACCAGCGAGGCTGCGGGCGTTTTTTGGGGGGGAGGTTCACTGGTCAACGGCGTGGACGCCTTCCTCGACGACGCACGGGAGATGAGCCGTGAATACCTCCCGCTCTACCTGTGGGTGCGCTTCGGCCTGATGCGCGACAAGAACAACACCGCCACGCTCTACACCCTGGGAATGGACCAGTTCGATCTGATGGAGGTCGAGTTCGTCCGCTCGAAGCTCGACCTCGAGACGCTCACCGATCGAGCATTCAACGTGGCTCATCACCTGCTCGACAACGGCGCTGTTCTCAGCGACCGCGACACCATCGGTCTCACCCCAAGCGAGCGCTTCCTCGTGCGTCACAGGCCCTCAGTCGTCGACCCCGACCGCACGGTGTACTCGCTGGCGCCGGCGAGAAAGTGA